From the genome of Yersinia enterocolitica, one region includes:
- a CDS encoding diguanylate cyclase, producing the protein MHELPLVFFTVLGQTAVGLFALVLLSHKLGMTTPLQLKQANIIGLLLMMVGLIVGTLHVGQPLRAATMLLGVGRSPMSNEIVLSGLFVAMACGTVFFSTIAKNTLLAMLCNVATVIFGLVFAWSITQVYQLTTVPNWDTSYTSLQLWMTVLVGGGACAILTGARQLGASAVLVGAIVTLVNKPGYLSFLGQSSAELSSQQALFWGIQILLLTLGIFVAAAALLKDRIPRVTLAVSASALVIGELAGRIAFYNLWQVPM; encoded by the coding sequence ATGCATGAATTACCCTTGGTGTTTTTTACCGTACTGGGGCAAACCGCTGTCGGGTTGTTTGCACTGGTGCTACTGAGTCACAAACTCGGTATGACCACGCCACTACAACTCAAACAAGCCAATATCATCGGTCTGCTGCTGATGATGGTAGGCCTGATCGTTGGCACACTGCATGTTGGGCAACCATTGCGCGCCGCCACCATGCTATTGGGTGTTGGTCGCTCGCCGATGAGTAATGAGATAGTGCTCAGTGGATTGTTTGTCGCCATGGCCTGTGGCACCGTATTTTTCTCAACCATAGCCAAAAATACATTACTGGCAATGCTGTGCAATGTGGCAACGGTTATCTTCGGCCTGGTCTTTGCCTGGTCAATCACCCAAGTTTATCAACTGACAACCGTGCCTAATTGGGATACCTCGTATACCTCGCTACAACTGTGGATGACGGTACTGGTTGGCGGTGGCGCTTGCGCTATTCTGACCGGCGCTCGTCAGCTTGGCGCATCAGCGGTGTTGGTCGGTGCCATTGTGACCTTGGTGAATAAACCAGGTTACCTCAGCTTTCTGGGTCAAAGTTCAGCGGAACTGAGTAGCCAGCAGGCGCTGTTTTGGGGAATTCAAATTCTGCTGCTAACGCTCGGTATCTTTGTTGCTGCCGCAGCATTACTGAAAGACAGGATCCCTCGGGTTACGCTCGCGGTCAGTGCCTCGGCGCTGGTTATCGGTGAGTTGGCCGGGCGTATCGCTTTCTACAATCTCTGGCAAGTGCCAATGTAA
- a CDS encoding (Fe-S)-binding protein, translating into MIKDERYYKAYLENRTISRRGLFRGLLKSARQQPLTLPSGSAIRPPGAIVESAFTQTCTGCEACMHVCGEHLIVMVEQRPELDFSTQYCSRCLACTTACQTGALSPSTYHITAHPRVENICQNTYIYCDSCADYCDKQALVWQPHQPPTLALAQCDGCGECAFRCPARALEMRLTSPKMAD; encoded by the coding sequence ATGATAAAAGACGAGCGCTACTACAAGGCGTATCTGGAAAACCGCACCATCAGTCGCCGTGGGCTATTTCGTGGCTTGCTAAAAAGCGCCCGCCAACAACCACTTACCCTCCCATCGGGGAGCGCAATCAGGCCACCGGGAGCCATTGTTGAAAGTGCTTTCACGCAAACGTGTACGGGTTGTGAAGCCTGCATGCACGTCTGCGGCGAGCATCTGATAGTCATGGTCGAGCAACGGCCTGAGTTGGATTTTTCTACCCAATATTGCAGCCGTTGTCTGGCCTGTACCACTGCTTGCCAAACCGGTGCTTTATCACCCTCTACCTACCATATTACGGCGCACCCTCGCGTAGAAAACATCTGTCAAAATACCTATATCTACTGCGACAGTTGCGCCGATTACTGTGATAAACAGGCTTTGGTGTGGCAGCCCCACCAGCCGCCGACACTGGCTTTAGCGCAGTGCGATGGCTGCGGTGAGTGTGCATTCAGATGCCCGGCAAGGGCGCTGGAAATGCGGCTGACATCACCCAAAATGGCCGATTGA
- a CDS encoding cytochrome b, translating into MRNRYSLPQITLHWLTLVMIILTYAAMLLSDTVPDEDRTLVKNLHFNFGISVWLLMLVRLWLRQRNITPAITPRLPNWQLLGAQIMHWGLYLMFLSLPVLGVLAQAYGGKTWFLLGWQVPQWVTPDDVARGYLKQTHELIANLGYFVIGAHALAALYHHYIRRDDTLRRMMPGK; encoded by the coding sequence ATGAGAAATCGCTATTCACTCCCCCAAATAACCCTGCACTGGCTGACGCTAGTGATGATCATTCTGACTTATGCCGCCATGTTACTCAGTGACACGGTACCGGATGAAGATCGTACATTAGTGAAAAATCTGCATTTCAATTTTGGTATTTCTGTCTGGCTACTGATGTTGGTACGACTGTGGTTGCGCCAGCGCAATATAACACCAGCGATCACCCCAAGGTTACCTAACTGGCAGTTGTTAGGGGCGCAGATTATGCATTGGGGTCTGTATTTAATGTTCTTATCATTACCGGTGCTGGGGGTGTTGGCTCAGGCTTATGGTGGGAAAACCTGGTTCTTGCTGGGGTGGCAGGTACCGCAGTGGGTAACACCGGATGATGTCGCGCGTGGTTATCTTAAGCAGACTCACGAGCTAATTGCCAATTTAGGCTATTTTGTGATTGGCGCTCACGCACTGGCCGCGCTTTATCATCACTATATTCGCCGGGATGATACATTACGCCGAATGATGCCAGGAAAATGA
- a CDS encoding molecular chaperone: protein MLLNTTLPRILGACFYYPPQSDTVQRLWPLLPQIAEIFPWPNPAKIVRYCQQMPSIQPEQLEYDFSILFEGQGEMPAPPWGSVYLDKENILMGASTLQYRQFLSTFGLVNQSAIREPEDQFGLMLLAWVHLIEQQPTTKPPSDKAALALLTEHLLPWAYRYLELVTNSQTEYQVYPLLAKITECYLKTLQTELGLFPQPRELFR, encoded by the coding sequence ATGTTACTGAACACCACTCTGCCGAGGATTTTAGGTGCCTGTTTTTACTATCCACCACAGTCCGATACCGTACAGCGCCTTTGGCCACTACTGCCACAGATTGCTGAGATTTTTCCGTGGCCGAATCCGGCTAAAATTGTACGATATTGCCAACAGATGCCGAGTATCCAACCCGAACAACTGGAATATGATTTCTCGATTTTGTTTGAGGGACAAGGTGAAATGCCCGCCCCACCTTGGGGGTCTGTTTATCTGGATAAAGAAAATATCTTGATGGGGGCGAGCACCCTGCAATATCGCCAATTCCTGTCAACATTCGGGTTGGTAAATCAAAGTGCGATACGTGAACCGGAAGATCAATTTGGCCTCATGTTACTGGCATGGGTTCATTTAATTGAACAGCAGCCGACAACTAAGCCCCCATCGGATAAAGCCGCGCTAGCACTGCTCACTGAGCATTTACTGCCGTGGGCCTATCGCTATCTTGAGCTGGTAACCAACAGCCAAACCGAGTATCAGGTATATCCGTTGCTGGCAAAAATCACCGAGTGCTACCTGAAAACCTTACAAACTGAACTGGGCCTATTTCCTCAGCCCCGTGAGCTATTTCGATGA
- a CDS encoding alanine transaminase — protein MAELPAKRRFTRIDRLPPYVFNITAELKMAARRRGEDIIDFSMGNPDGPTPPHIVEKMCSVAQREDTHGYSTSRGIPRLRRAISNWYAERYQVDIDPETEAIVTIGSKEGLAHLMLATLDHGDTVLVPNPSYPIHIYGAVIAGAQVRSVPLTEGIDFFCELERAIRETIPKPKMMILGFPSNPTAQCVELEFFERVVALAKQYDVLVVHDLAYADIVYDGWKAPSIMQVPGAKDIAVEFFTLSKSYNMAGWRIGFMVGNPELVNALARIKSYHDYGTFTPLQVAAIAALEGDQQCVRDIAEKYRQRRNVLVRGLHEAGWMVENPKASMYVWAKIPEPYAHLGSLEFAKRLLSEAKVCVSPGIGFGDYGDTHVRFALIENQDRIRQAVRGIKSMFRTDGLLKPSKAVSGDGI, from the coding sequence ATGGCTGAACTCCCTGCTAAGCGTCGTTTTACCCGTATTGATCGCCTGCCCCCTTATGTTTTCAATATTACCGCTGAGTTGAAAATGGCGGCCCGCCGTCGCGGTGAAGATATTATTGATTTCAGTATGGGTAATCCCGATGGTCCGACACCACCCCATATCGTTGAGAAAATGTGCAGTGTCGCGCAACGTGAAGACACCCACGGCTACTCAACCTCTCGGGGTATACCGCGGCTGCGTAGGGCCATTTCCAACTGGTACGCCGAGCGTTACCAAGTGGATATTGATCCTGAAACTGAAGCTATTGTCACTATCGGTTCGAAAGAGGGGCTGGCTCATCTGATGCTGGCGACACTGGACCACGGTGATACAGTATTGGTGCCGAATCCTAGCTACCCGATTCATATTTATGGTGCGGTGATTGCAGGGGCGCAAGTTCGCTCGGTCCCATTGACCGAGGGCATTGATTTCTTCTGTGAATTGGAACGTGCGATTCGTGAAACCATTCCTAAACCGAAAATGATGATCCTCGGCTTCCCGTCTAACCCTACAGCACAATGTGTGGAGCTAGAATTTTTTGAACGGGTGGTGGCGTTAGCGAAGCAATACGACGTGCTGGTGGTGCATGACTTGGCCTATGCCGACATTGTATATGATGGTTGGAAAGCGCCGTCAATCATGCAAGTGCCTGGGGCAAAAGACATTGCGGTTGAGTTTTTCACCTTATCCAAAAGCTACAATATGGCCGGTTGGCGTATTGGTTTTATGGTGGGTAACCCGGAATTGGTTAATGCGCTGGCTCGCATCAAAAGCTATCACGACTATGGCACTTTTACCCCGTTGCAGGTGGCGGCAATTGCTGCCTTGGAAGGGGACCAACAGTGTGTTCGTGATATCGCTGAAAAATACCGCCAGCGGCGTAACGTGTTGGTACGTGGGTTGCATGAGGCTGGTTGGATGGTTGAAAACCCCAAAGCGTCGATGTATGTCTGGGCGAAAATCCCAGAGCCTTACGCCCATTTAGGCTCACTCGAGTTTGCCAAGCGCCTGTTGTCTGAGGCAAAAGTCTGCGTTTCGCCGGGGATAGGATTCGGTGATTACGGTGATACTCATGTCCGTTTCGCCTTGATTGAGAATCAGGACCGGATCCGTCAGGCGGTGCGCGGAATTAAGAGTATGTTTCGTACTGATGGTTTGCTGAAACCGAGTAAAGCGGTTTCAGGTGACGGTATCTAA
- the dmsB gene encoding dimethylsulfoxide reductase, chain B, protein MKQYGFFVDSTKCTGCKTCQISCKDEKKLDLGPKLRRVYEYGGGSWTQQNNIWVQNVFNYYLSIACNHCSSPTCVTGCPTGAMHKREEDGLVVVNQDLCVGCRYCEMRCPYGAPQFDAKKKLMTKCDGCYQRVAAGDKPVCVESCPQRALDFDEITLLRDKYGEENAIAPLPHAHLTHPNLVIRSHRDAKPSGDTSGCIQNPAEV, encoded by the coding sequence ATGAAGCAATATGGTTTTTTTGTCGACTCCACCAAGTGCACCGGATGTAAGACCTGCCAAATCAGTTGCAAGGATGAGAAGAAGTTGGATCTCGGACCGAAGCTGCGTCGGGTTTACGAATATGGCGGCGGCAGTTGGACTCAGCAGAACAATATCTGGGTACAAAATGTCTTTAACTACTACCTCTCTATCGCCTGTAACCACTGCTCATCACCTACCTGCGTAACGGGTTGCCCAACCGGTGCCATGCATAAACGCGAAGAAGATGGTTTGGTGGTGGTTAATCAGGATCTCTGTGTCGGCTGCCGCTATTGCGAGATGCGCTGCCCGTATGGTGCGCCGCAATTTGATGCCAAGAAGAAACTAATGACCAAGTGCGATGGCTGCTATCAGCGGGTTGCCGCAGGTGATAAGCCAGTTTGTGTCGAATCCTGCCCGCAGCGGGCGTTAGATTTTGATGAAATCACGCTATTGAGGGATAAATACGGTGAAGAGAATGCCATTGCGCCATTGCCGCACGCGCATCTGACACACCCCAATCTGGTTATCAGAAGCCACCGTGATGCCAAGCCATCCGGTGATACATCAGGCTGCATCCAAAATCCGGCGGAGGTATAA
- the ypdK gene encoding membrane protein YpdK, whose translation MKYFFMGISIMLVVWVGTFMMMVE comes from the coding sequence GTGAAATATTTCTTTATGGGTATCTCTATTATGTTGGTGGTTTGGGTTGGCACCTTCATGATGATGGTCGAGTAA
- a CDS encoding sensor histidine kinase, which produces MHQIFEMLLAVFDRAALMLICLFFLTRTHLFRQLLQKEKHTPLELAAVTAIFSLFAIFGTYSGINVEGSLVNVRVIAVMSGGILFGPWVGIITGLIAGSHRYLIDIDGITSIPCLITSIIAGLMSGYINLKIKKERQWSIGILAGMICESLTMLLVIIWARPTALGIDIVSKIAIPMILGAVCIGLIVLLVQSVEDEKEVIAARQAKLALDIANKTLPYFRNINGESLRSVCEIIRTDIKADAVAITDTQHILAYVGVGVEAYNIGHEIISDITKESIQCGKITIRNNDEVHRTPQIHSLIIIPLWEKGEVTGSLKIYYCHAHKITYSLKVMAVGLSQIISTQIEVSRIEQLREMANKAEMRALQSKINPHFLFNALNAISSSIRINPDTARQLIINLSRYLRYNLELNDEQIDIRKELHQIQDYIAIEQARFGSKLTVIYDIDDDIALKIPSLLIQPLVENAIVHGIQPCRGKGVVVIAVKDSGDQIKISVKDTGNGINPETIERVANNEMPGNKIGLLNVHHRVKLLYGEGLQIRRMEPGTEISFYISKNGGKIHADPHIPAGV; this is translated from the coding sequence GTGCACCAGATATTTGAAATGCTACTGGCGGTGTTTGATCGTGCCGCATTAATGTTGATTTGTTTATTCTTTCTGACCCGCACCCACCTGTTTCGTCAGTTATTGCAAAAAGAGAAGCACACACCACTGGAACTGGCAGCGGTAACCGCTATCTTCTCGTTGTTCGCTATTTTTGGTACTTATTCCGGTATTAACGTCGAAGGTTCATTAGTGAATGTTCGGGTTATTGCTGTCATGTCTGGCGGTATTTTATTTGGCCCGTGGGTAGGTATCATTACCGGACTTATCGCCGGCTCTCACCGATATTTAATTGATATTGATGGAATTACATCAATCCCCTGTCTGATTACCAGCATTATAGCCGGCCTGATGTCCGGCTATATAAATCTGAAAATAAAGAAAGAGCGGCAATGGAGTATCGGTATTCTGGCAGGCATGATTTGTGAGTCACTCACCATGCTATTGGTGATTATTTGGGCCAGGCCGACCGCATTAGGTATTGATATTGTGTCTAAAATCGCCATTCCTATGATCTTAGGGGCGGTTTGTATCGGGTTAATTGTCCTGCTGGTACAGAGTGTCGAAGATGAAAAAGAGGTTATTGCCGCGCGGCAAGCAAAACTGGCACTGGATATCGCCAATAAAACCCTGCCCTATTTTCGCAATATCAACGGCGAATCACTGCGCAGTGTGTGTGAGATTATTCGCACCGATATTAAGGCAGATGCTGTCGCCATTACCGACACCCAACATATTTTGGCTTATGTGGGGGTGGGCGTTGAAGCCTATAATATCGGTCATGAGATCATCAGTGATATTACCAAAGAGAGCATTCAGTGTGGGAAGATTACTATCCGCAATAATGATGAAGTCCATCGCACGCCACAAATTCACTCCCTCATCATTATTCCGTTATGGGAAAAAGGTGAAGTCACTGGCTCACTGAAGATCTACTATTGCCATGCACATAAAATTACCTATTCACTGAAAGTGATGGCGGTCGGCTTGTCACAAATTATCTCAACCCAGATTGAAGTCTCCCGTATAGAACAACTGCGTGAAATGGCAAATAAAGCGGAAATGCGCGCACTACAAAGTAAAATTAACCCGCACTTCTTATTTAATGCCTTGAATGCTATCTCGTCCTCAATTCGTATTAATCCAGATACCGCGCGCCAATTGATCATCAATTTATCCCGTTATCTGCGTTATAACCTTGAGCTGAATGACGAACAGATTGATATTCGCAAAGAACTACATCAAATTCAGGATTATATCGCCATCGAGCAGGCCCGCTTCGGCAGCAAGTTAACTGTGATTTATGATATTGACGACGATATTGCGCTGAAAATACCCAGCTTGTTAATTCAACCCTTGGTTGAAAATGCCATTGTGCATGGCATTCAGCCGTGTCGTGGTAAAGGTGTGGTGGTCATTGCGGTTAAAGACAGTGGCGACCAAATAAAAATTTCCGTAAAAGACACCGGTAATGGTATTAACCCAGAGACAATTGAGCGCGTGGCGAATAATGAAATGCCGGGCAATAAAATTGGTTTACTCAATGTGCATCATCGGGTGAAGTTACTGTATGGGGAAGGTTTACAGATACGCCGCATGGAACCGGGCACCGAGATCTCTTTTTATATCAGCAAAAATGGCGGCAAAATCCATGCTGACCCCCATATTCCAGCCGGAGTCTAA
- a CDS encoding DUF1479 domain-containing protein produces the protein MASLQINDIPAAIKAVKQQLRQALPDYQQVFQAVEENIRQQVTEIRRSLAQGENPVPQIHADDIINGNVTEEQKAQIKQRGCCAILGVFPTEKAAAWNREIGNYLERNNFVERLKNAAEDNYFGTLAASKPQIYGIYWSTPQVEARQDQRMNAVQVFLNNLWRTESNGKQHFDANRVVTYVDRTRRRPPKSSSLGLSPHVDGGSIERWLDENFRHVYRHVFSGDWQKYDPFAAEGRPQVREFPSPAVCSMFRTFQGWTALTPQRTHAGTLNVIPIANAMAYILLRALQDDVADDDLCGAAPGRALSASEQWHPLLMEAISPIPDLEAGDTVFWHCDVIHSVENEHNGEFDSNVMYIAAAPWCDKNAAYLPRQLASFIDGRSPPDFAADDFEVDFSGRATADNLTTLGKQQLGMAE, from the coding sequence ATGGCTTCATTACAAATAAACGATATTCCCGCAGCAATCAAAGCGGTGAAGCAGCAATTACGTCAGGCGCTGCCTGATTATCAGCAGGTCTTCCAAGCCGTGGAAGAGAATATTCGCCAGCAAGTCACCGAAATCCGCCGTAGTTTGGCGCAGGGTGAGAATCCTGTTCCCCAAATTCATGCCGATGATATTATCAATGGTAACGTTACTGAAGAACAAAAAGCACAAATAAAACAACGAGGATGCTGTGCCATTCTCGGTGTCTTCCCAACGGAAAAAGCAGCAGCGTGGAACCGTGAAATCGGTAACTATCTCGAACGTAATAATTTCGTCGAACGCCTGAAAAATGCTGCGGAAGATAACTATTTCGGTACGCTGGCTGCCAGCAAACCGCAAATTTACGGAATTTACTGGTCAACACCGCAGGTTGAGGCTCGCCAGGATCAGCGCATGAATGCGGTGCAGGTATTCTTAAATAATCTGTGGCGAACCGAGAGTAACGGCAAGCAGCATTTTGATGCTAACCGGGTGGTGACTTATGTCGACCGGACCCGTCGCCGCCCGCCAAAATCATCGTCACTGGGCCTATCACCCCACGTTGATGGTGGCTCCATAGAGCGCTGGTTGGATGAGAACTTCCGTCATGTGTACCGCCACGTGTTCTCGGGTGACTGGCAGAAGTATGACCCATTCGCCGCTGAAGGCCGCCCACAAGTGCGCGAATTCCCCTCACCGGCAGTGTGCTCGATGTTCCGTACCTTCCAAGGCTGGACGGCCCTGACACCACAGCGAACCCATGCGGGGACGCTGAATGTTATCCCGATCGCTAATGCCATGGCCTATATCCTGCTGCGCGCATTACAAGATGATGTTGCTGACGATGATCTGTGCGGTGCAGCACCAGGGCGCGCTTTATCCGCCTCTGAGCAGTGGCATCCTCTTTTAATGGAAGCCATTTCCCCTATTCCAGATTTGGAAGCAGGTGATACGGTATTCTGGCATTGCGACGTGATTCACTCAGTGGAAAATGAGCATAATGGTGAGTTTGACAGCAACGTCATGTATATCGCGGCGGCGCCATGGTGCGACAAGAACGCCGCATACCTGCCACGCCAGTTAGCCAGTTTTATTGATGGCCGCTCACCACCAGACTTTGCCGCCGATGATTTCGAGGTGGATTTCAGTGGCAGAGCCACCGCCGATAACCTAACCACCCTCGGCAAACAACAGTTGGGTATGGCTGAATAA
- a CDS encoding N-acetyltransferase, with protein MSPVIPMFSSSPISLRTPQLVLESLKEQDWPLFLRLYQDPVVQRYMADPMDMAEIRERFESRLTPWEKTSNHWLCLVVRERASGQSMGLTGFLAEWLPLQQAEVGYAMLPSCQGKGFAKESLLAVLAFGFQQCQFHKMKATVTVGNHASRGLLERCGFQLEGTLRDNYQLGGQWCDDWVLGMLASEFDSQ; from the coding sequence ATGTCACCAGTGATCCCGATGTTCAGTAGCTCGCCGATTTCTCTGAGAACACCACAGTTGGTGCTCGAGAGCCTCAAAGAGCAGGATTGGCCGCTGTTTTTACGCTTATACCAAGATCCTGTGGTTCAGCGTTATATGGCAGATCCGATGGATATGGCCGAGATTCGTGAGCGTTTTGAATCACGTTTAACCCCTTGGGAAAAGACCTCCAACCATTGGCTATGTCTGGTGGTTCGTGAACGCGCCAGCGGACAGAGCATGGGGCTTACCGGCTTTTTGGCTGAATGGTTGCCATTACAGCAAGCTGAAGTGGGTTATGCCATGTTACCGTCCTGCCAGGGCAAAGGTTTTGCCAAAGAATCCTTGTTGGCTGTATTGGCGTTTGGTTTCCAGCAATGTCAGTTTCATAAAATGAAAGCCACGGTTACTGTGGGCAACCATGCTTCACGCGGGTTACTGGAACGCTGTGGTTTTCAGTTGGAAGGGACGTTGCGTGATAATTATCAACTTGGCGGGCAATGGTGTGATGACTGGGTATTAGGGATGCTGGCGAGTGAGTTTGATTCTCAGTAA